The DNA segment GCGCCGCCCCGGCCCTCAGCGGCCGCGACGACCGTGGCCAGGTTGCACACCGCGGCGGCGTTGGCGAGCGCCACAGAGTAGACGATCACGCCGGCAGCCGAGAGCGCGAGCACGGCCCTGCCACTGACGCCgtcggagccggagccggatcCGGGGCCCAGCATCTGCAGCGCCTCCGCGGCGTTGAACGCGGCGAGCAGCGCGGCGAACACGACCGCGTTGGCGAGCAGCAGCGCAAGGCAGTTCACGAGCTGCGTCCGCGCCATCGCCGGGTACGACGACCGCAGCACCTCTCGAATGACAATCCCCGCAGGCGcacgccgctgccgctgccgccgctgcaATGGCATCGAGCAGCAATGCACGGCGCAGGCCTTGGCGAGGAGCAGGAACGAGAGCGAGAACGGCAGGGTGGCGAGGAAGGCGCACGCGCGCTGGGACAGGCGGTGGCTGAGGAGCAAGAGGATCTGGGACGCCGGCGGGAAGCCTGCGGCGGCGAGGACCCGTCGGAGGCGCCGCGACAGGAGATGGGACGGCCCGACCAGTGCCGGGTGCGAGCGCGAGAGGAGCTCGGCGGCGGAGAAGGGCAGCGCGAGGAGCGACGCCGCGGAAGCCGCCGGGTGGTAGTGCCGGAAGAAGGCGTGTAGCGCCGTTCTCGTGATCTTGCCGGCGCTGCCCATTGCCGCGCTTTCCTCCTCGTCTCCTTGCCCCAGGCGCTTGCTCCTTTTGTATCGATGCGTGTGTGTATATCTATCACTGGATTTGTGACGTTAGCTAGTGTGCTTTGATCTTGCTCTTGATCTTTATATATGGTGTTGGGTTGCTATGAGTTTTTGTTGTAGAACTTGAGATTGGTT comes from the Phragmites australis chromosome 22, lpPhrAust1.1, whole genome shotgun sequence genome and includes:
- the LOC133904541 gene encoding uncharacterized protein LOC133904541, translating into MGSAGKITRTALHAFFRHYHPAASAASLLALPFSAAELLSRSHPALVGPSHLLSRRLRRVLAAAGFPPASQILLLLSHRLSQRACAFLATLPFSLSFLLLAKACAVHCCSMPLQRRQRQRRAPAGIVIREVLRSSYPAMARTQLVNCLALLLANAVVFAALLAAFNAAEALQMLGPGSGSGSDGVSGRAVLALSAAGVIVYSVALANAAAVCNLATVVAAAEGRGGASAILKALLMLLRAGNAATAVAASLPASLAAAAVEALFQLRVMRPYTTTGKVTAAMVFEGLLVAYIHAMICVLDTVVTSMVYQTCKVSHSCDLLELELESKEDLRV